From one Candidatus Tanganyikabacteria bacterium genomic stretch:
- a CDS encoding PD-(D/E)XK nuclease family protein: MRESYHAVGGNVPLNLLLGGAGAGKTWACLDEMRAALADGGRLILLVPEQASHQTERLALDMLGASHRYQVLSFRRLAWRVFQVAGGAARPPISELGRQMVLRAILGRRRPELAYFGALADRPGVIDHLSRALRECRTYELGPFELLAAADSWGGQRSAMMLPAKLRDLATIMTDLDAHLAGKYTDPDQALSRCAERLPRSGLADGSRIWVDGFTGFTPQEYRVLAALLARAHGLTVTLCLDPRGTYDGAGLFAPTHDTRERLLLMAGRSGHAVAERNVGAPGRGRFAAPGLAHLERSFFAPGTDVYREAAPEVTLVQAPGARAECAAIAREILRLCREEEFRLREIAVMVRDPGTYHPLLEAALSEHGVPCFVDRRRSVAYHGLVELLRSAVEIVAEDWRYEALFRFLKTDLGATVRRDQVDRLENLALEYGLRGHARWTGGDWPGPPWLAELRDRAVAPLARFHGRISGGGSRSVTEICRALYGLLEDLDVPRRLGRWAQEAEEAGHLELAAEHLQVHDAILDLLDQLVEALGDMAVTTREFLPLLEAGLAGLQLGMVPPSLDQVVVGSVERTRQPGLRAVFVAGASEGAFPRAEDEDLVFDDSERAVLAARGLELGPTSHERLLSEPFAMYLALTRASERLYLCHSEADASGRPRPPSPLWTRTRALLPRCRMLGAPDPAADPAAIATVGQLAQVVARRLAEGAGPEPWSRLRAWIEDDPARLAAAAPALGASIWSNAADDLPGDLAAELYGESLVVSASRLEAMAACPFMHFVRYGLRLAERPRFRVEPVDVGRFLHGALDRLVRALLADGADLAALATEERRRRVAEAVAAEV, encoded by the coding sequence ATGCGAGAATCCTATCATGCGGTGGGCGGCAACGTGCCTCTGAACCTGTTGCTCGGCGGCGCGGGAGCGGGCAAGACCTGGGCGTGCCTGGACGAGATGCGCGCGGCCCTGGCGGACGGCGGGCGCCTGATCCTGCTGGTGCCCGAGCAGGCGAGCCACCAGACCGAGCGACTGGCGCTGGACATGCTCGGCGCGTCGCACCGTTACCAGGTCCTGTCGTTCCGCCGCCTGGCATGGCGCGTATTCCAGGTCGCCGGCGGCGCGGCGCGCCCGCCCATTTCCGAGCTTGGCCGGCAGATGGTCCTGCGCGCCATCCTGGGTCGCCGCCGCCCAGAACTGGCGTACTTCGGCGCCCTGGCCGACCGCCCCGGAGTGATCGACCACCTGTCGCGCGCGCTGCGCGAATGCCGGACTTACGAACTCGGCCCGTTCGAACTGCTCGCGGCCGCCGACTCCTGGGGCGGCCAGCGGAGTGCCATGATGCTGCCCGCCAAGCTGCGCGATCTGGCGACGATCATGACCGACCTGGACGCTCATCTCGCCGGCAAGTACACCGATCCCGACCAGGCCCTGTCGCGCTGCGCGGAGCGCCTGCCCCGGTCGGGGCTGGCGGACGGATCGAGGATCTGGGTGGACGGGTTCACCGGTTTCACGCCGCAGGAGTACCGCGTCCTGGCGGCCCTCCTGGCGCGGGCGCATGGCCTGACGGTCACGCTATGCCTGGATCCGCGCGGGACTTACGACGGCGCCGGCCTCTTCGCCCCGACCCACGACACGCGGGAGCGCCTGCTGCTCATGGCCGGGAGGAGCGGGCACGCGGTCGCCGAACGCAACGTCGGCGCACCGGGGCGCGGGCGATTCGCGGCGCCGGGCCTCGCGCATCTCGAGCGATCCTTCTTCGCTCCCGGGACCGACGTCTACCGTGAGGCGGCGCCCGAGGTGACGCTCGTGCAGGCGCCGGGGGCGCGGGCCGAATGCGCGGCGATCGCCCGCGAGATCCTGCGGCTGTGTCGCGAAGAGGAGTTCCGGCTGCGCGAGATCGCGGTCATGGTCCGCGATCCCGGGACGTACCACCCGCTCCTGGAGGCCGCCCTCTCCGAGCACGGCGTCCCCTGCTTCGTGGACCGGCGCCGGAGCGTGGCGTACCACGGCCTGGTCGAACTGCTGCGCAGCGCCGTCGAGATCGTGGCCGAGGACTGGCGGTACGAAGCCCTCTTCCGGTTCTTGAAGACCGATCTGGGTGCGACCGTCCGGCGCGATCAGGTGGATCGCCTGGAGAATCTGGCGCTCGAGTACGGGCTGCGCGGGCACGCCCGCTGGACCGGCGGCGACTGGCCGGGCCCGCCATGGCTCGCCGAGCTGCGCGATCGGGCCGTGGCGCCGCTCGCGAGATTCCACGGGCGGATCAGCGGAGGAGGCTCGCGGAGCGTGACCGAGATCTGCCGCGCCCTCTACGGCTTGCTCGAGGATCTCGATGTACCGCGGCGGCTGGGGCGGTGGGCCCAGGAAGCCGAGGAGGCGGGCCACCTTGAGCTCGCGGCCGAGCACCTGCAGGTCCACGACGCGATTCTCGACCTGCTGGATCAGCTCGTCGAGGCCCTCGGCGACATGGCGGTCACGACCCGCGAGTTCTTGCCCCTGCTCGAAGCCGGCCTCGCCGGCCTGCAACTGGGCATGGTGCCGCCGAGCCTCGATCAGGTGGTGGTCGGGTCGGTCGAGCGCACGCGCCAGCCCGGCTTGCGAGCGGTCTTCGTCGCCGGCGCCAGCGAGGGAGCCTTTCCCAGGGCGGAAGACGAGGACCTGGTCTTCGACGACAGCGAGCGTGCCGTCCTGGCGGCCAGGGGCCTGGAACTGGGCCCGACGAGCCACGAGCGGCTCCTCTCCGAGCCGTTCGCCATGTACCTCGCGCTCACTCGTGCGAGCGAGCGCCTGTACCTGTGCCACTCCGAGGCCGACGCAAGCGGACGTCCCAGGCCGCCGTCGCCGCTCTGGACGCGCACTCGTGCCTTGCTGCCCCGTTGCCGCATGCTTGGCGCCCCGGACCCCGCCGCGGACCCGGCGGCGATCGCGACGGTCGGGCAACTGGCCCAGGTCGTGGCCCGGCGCCTGGCCGAGGGTGCCGGGCCCGAGCCGTGGAGCCGGCTGCGCGCCTGGATCGAGGACGATCCGGCCAGGCTGGCCGCAGCGGCTCCGGCGCTGGGGGCCTCGATCTGGAGCAACGCCGCGGACGATCTCCCCGGCGACCTCGCGGCGGAACTCTACGGGGAGTCGCTGGTCGTCTCGGCGAGCCGGCTCGAGGCCATGGCGGCATGCCCCTTCATGCACTTCGTGCGGTACGGCCTGCGCCTGGCCGAGCGGCCGCGCTTCCGGGTGGAACCGGTGGATGTCGGGCGCTTCCTGCACGGCGCGCTGGATCGCCTCGTGCGGGCCCTGCTGGCCGATGGCGCCGACCTGGCCGCCCTCGCGACCGAAGAGCGGCGGCGCCGCGTCGCGGAGGCCGTCGCGGCCGAGGTG